A window of the Azospirillum brasilense genome harbors these coding sequences:
- a CDS encoding LysR family transcriptional regulator, whose protein sequence is MSKLPDFEGLAMFAKVVEERSFAGAARAMGVSVATVSRAVGRLEERLGGRLFNRTSRRLALTDFGHSLAERAMRLYDEAEAAENAARELSSRPRGLIRLAVPMSFGLRWVAPLLPDFFRLYPEISIDLHLSDATVDLVGEGFDAALRIAVLPDSSLVVRRLCPIAPVVLAAPGYIARHGLPRHPRDLKDHHCLGYAYRRRQDIWHFTNGAGEEESVTPSGPLRVTNADALVPMLLEGLAIAELPEFMAAEHVADGRLTAILTDWSLPKGGLYFVTPSARTRPAKVGVLADFLIERLSEPVWRRTVGLGKD, encoded by the coding sequence ATGTCGAAGCTGCCGGATTTCGAGGGCTTGGCGATGTTCGCCAAGGTGGTGGAGGAGCGCTCCTTCGCCGGTGCGGCCCGCGCCATGGGCGTGTCGGTCGCCACGGTGTCGCGCGCGGTCGGACGGCTGGAGGAGCGGTTGGGCGGACGGCTGTTCAACCGCACCTCGCGCCGGCTGGCCTTGACCGATTTCGGCCATTCCCTGGCCGAGCGCGCGATGCGCCTTTACGACGAGGCGGAGGCGGCCGAGAACGCGGCGCGCGAGTTGTCCAGCCGCCCGCGCGGCCTGATCCGACTGGCGGTGCCGATGTCGTTCGGGCTGCGCTGGGTGGCGCCCCTGCTGCCGGACTTCTTCCGTCTCTATCCGGAGATTTCCATCGACCTGCATTTGAGCGACGCGACCGTCGATCTGGTGGGCGAAGGCTTCGACGCCGCGCTGCGGATCGCCGTGCTGCCGGACAGCTCGCTGGTGGTCCGGCGGCTGTGCCCCATCGCTCCCGTCGTCCTTGCCGCTCCCGGCTACATCGCCCGCCACGGCCTGCCCCGGCATCCGCGTGATCTGAAGGACCACCATTGCCTGGGCTACGCGTACCGGCGGCGCCAGGACATCTGGCACTTCACCAACGGCGCCGGCGAGGAGGAGAGCGTGACTCCGTCCGGCCCGCTACGCGTCACCAACGCCGATGCCCTGGTGCCGATGCTGCTGGAGGGTCTGGCGATCGCCGAACTGCCGGAGTTCATGGCCGCGGAGCATGTGGCGGACGGGCGGCTGACCGCCATTCTGACCGACTGGTCGCTGCCGAAAGGCGGGCTCTACTTCGTCACGCCGTCGGCCCGCACACGCCCGGCGAAGGTCGGGGTCCTGGCCGACTTCCTCATCGAGCGCCTGTCGGAGCCGGTGTGGCGGCGGACCGTCGGCCTGGGCAAAGACTAA
- a CDS encoding DUF47 domain-containing protein — MLLLRAIRSMMPKEERVIEQFIEQARHIVDASAALEAVMQAGPEERADRTATLKRIEKDADRVAKDAGRGLHRAFITPFDRSEIQALINALDDCIDLMDEVPRLAALYGIETFDDRMMRMAAIGRRQAALLSEVMPLLTKISVHADRILHICGQISDLEDEADEILRDAMKSLIAERPEMIDFLGRREVYELLEAVTDRCDDVGDLIEGITLDQA, encoded by the coding sequence ATGCTGCTGCTGCGCGCCATCCGCTCCATGATGCCCAAGGAAGAGCGGGTCATTGAGCAATTCATCGAGCAGGCCCGGCACATCGTCGACGCCTCCGCCGCCCTGGAAGCCGTCATGCAGGCCGGTCCGGAGGAGCGCGCCGACCGCACCGCGACGCTGAAGCGGATCGAGAAGGACGCCGACCGGGTCGCCAAGGACGCCGGGCGCGGGCTGCACCGTGCCTTCATCACCCCCTTCGACCGGTCGGAGATCCAAGCGCTGATCAACGCGCTGGATGATTGCATCGACCTGATGGACGAGGTGCCGCGCCTCGCCGCGCTCTACGGCATCGAGACCTTCGACGACCGGATGATGCGCATGGCGGCGATCGGCCGCCGTCAGGCCGCTCTGCTGTCCGAGGTCATGCCGCTGCTGACCAAAATCTCCGTCCACGCCGACCGCATCCTGCACATCTGCGGCCAGATCTCCGACCTGGAGGACGAGGCCGACGAGATCCTGCGCGACGCCATGAAGTCCCTGATCGCCGAGCGTCCGGAGATGATCGACTTCCTGGGCCGCCGCGAGGTCTACGAACTGCTGGAAGCCGTCACCGACCGCTGCGACGACGTGGGCGACCTGATCGAAGGGATCACCCTGGATCAGGCGTAA
- a CDS encoding S41 family peptidase, whose product MKLRLVTAAALCAFLAIPGGMTTGRSAQAAGDSTPYGHSTEAEEVDRFLRALRTIRGQYVEPLTDRELVDIAIKAMAGRDRYSAYLDDGEYRQLQASNDGAFAGLGIRYEAHGTRVRIAETVPESPAEAAGLRSGDVILAVDQQPVGGAELATVKQMLSGPEGAAVSLTVLRAGTPDPFDVSVVRGKLRIPSVRLAAVGTVGYIRISRFDRQTATGVSTAIRSLRERIGPDIGGFIIDVRDNPGGLVQASVRVADAFLDKGTILTARGPGRGADKTYTATPGDETDGLPLVVLVNAKSASAAEILTGALKDHRRATVIGTTTFGKGIIQSVIPFDSGALKLTTARYYTPSGQSIHQIGIQPDETIAEPAAEEGQSAPPSNGIPNAANDQAFARALSILRSR is encoded by the coding sequence GTGAAGCTGCGCCTCGTCACCGCCGCCGCCCTTTGCGCCTTCCTCGCGATCCCGGGGGGCATGACCACCGGACGGAGCGCGCAGGCCGCAGGCGACTCCACCCCCTACGGCCACAGCACGGAGGCTGAGGAGGTCGACCGCTTCCTGCGGGCGCTGCGCACCATCCGCGGCCAGTATGTCGAGCCGCTGACCGACCGCGAGTTGGTGGACATCGCCATCAAGGCCATGGCCGGGCGGGACCGCTACTCCGCCTATCTGGACGACGGTGAATACCGGCAGTTGCAGGCGTCGAACGACGGCGCCTTCGCCGGGCTGGGCATCCGCTACGAGGCCCACGGCACCCGCGTCCGCATCGCCGAGACCGTTCCCGAATCCCCCGCGGAGGCCGCCGGGCTGCGCTCCGGCGACGTGATCCTGGCGGTGGATCAGCAGCCGGTGGGCGGGGCGGAGCTGGCAACCGTCAAGCAGATGCTGAGCGGGCCGGAAGGGGCGGCGGTATCTCTGACCGTCCTGCGCGCCGGGACGCCGGACCCCTTCGACGTCAGCGTGGTCCGCGGCAAGCTGCGCATCCCCTCGGTCCGGCTGGCCGCCGTCGGGACGGTGGGCTACATCCGTATCAGCCGCTTCGACCGCCAGACCGCCACCGGGGTCAGCACGGCCATTCGCTCGCTGCGCGAGCGGATCGGGCCGGACATCGGCGGCTTCATCATCGATGTGCGCGACAATCCCGGCGGGCTGGTGCAGGCGAGCGTCCGCGTCGCCGACGCCTTCCTCGACAAGGGAACGATCCTGACCGCCCGCGGTCCCGGGCGCGGGGCGGACAAGACCTACACCGCCACCCCCGGCGACGAGACGGACGGCCTGCCGCTGGTGGTGCTGGTCAACGCGAAATCCGCCTCGGCGGCGGAGATCCTGACCGGGGCGCTGAAGGACCACCGGCGCGCGACGGTGATCGGCACGACGACCTTCGGCAAGGGGATCATCCAAAGCGTCATCCCCTTCGACAGCGGGGCGCTGAAACTGACCACGGCGCGCTACTACACGCCGTCAGGCCAGTCCATTCACCAGATCGGCATCCAGCCCGACGAGACCATCGCGGAGCCGGCCGCGGAGGAGGGGCAATCCGCACCGCCGTCCAACGGCATCCCCAACGCGGCCAACGATCAGGCCTTCGCCCGCGCGCTGTCCATTCTCCGTTCCCGCTGA
- a CDS encoding SDR family NAD(P)-dependent oxidoreductase has product MSRKLDGKIALVTGATSGIGLAAAKRFAAEGATVYLTGRRRSELEAAVAAIRDAGGTATGVQADSSNLADLDRLYARIQSEAGRLDVLYANAGGGGMLPLGAITEEQYEDTFNRNVKGVLFTVQKALPLLGRGASVILAGSTAGSMGTAAFSVYSASKAAVRNFARSWILDLKDRGIRVNTLSPGPIRTPGLVELAGPDAAQQQSLVNYLAAQVPLGRVGEPDEIARAAVFLASDDSSFVNGVELFADGGMAQV; this is encoded by the coding sequence ATGTCACGCAAGCTCGACGGCAAGATCGCCCTCGTCACCGGCGCCACCAGCGGCATCGGCCTTGCCGCGGCCAAGCGCTTCGCCGCCGAAGGCGCCACCGTCTACCTCACCGGCCGCCGCCGATCCGAACTGGAGGCCGCGGTCGCGGCGATCCGGGACGCCGGCGGCACGGCGACGGGGGTGCAGGCCGACTCGTCCAATCTGGCCGATCTCGATCGCCTCTATGCCCGGATCCAGAGCGAGGCGGGCCGTCTCGACGTGCTGTACGCCAACGCCGGCGGCGGCGGCATGCTGCCGCTGGGCGCCATCACCGAGGAGCAGTATGAGGACACCTTCAACCGCAATGTGAAGGGTGTGCTGTTCACCGTGCAGAAGGCCCTGCCGCTGCTCGGCCGGGGCGCGTCGGTGATCCTCGCCGGGTCCACCGCCGGCAGCATGGGCACGGCGGCCTTTAGCGTCTACAGCGCCAGCAAGGCGGCAGTGCGCAACTTTGCCCGCAGCTGGATCCTGGATCTGAAGGACCGCGGTATCCGCGTCAACACGCTCAGCCCCGGTCCGATCCGCACTCCGGGTCTGGTCGAACTGGCCGGTCCGGACGCGGCGCAGCAGCAGAGCTTGGTGAATTATCTGGCGGCGCAGGTGCCGCTGGGCCGCGTCGGCGAACCCGATGAAATCGCCAGGGCCGCCGTCTTCCTGGCGTCCGACGACAGCAGCTTCGTCAACGGCGTGGAGCTGTTCGCCGACGGCGGCATGGCCCAGGTTTGA
- a CDS encoding DUF1328 domain-containing protein produces MLKWALIFFVVSLVAGALGFTNVSSATAGVAKILFGIALIIFLVFLVLALLAGEVIF; encoded by the coding sequence ATGCTGAAATGGGCGTTGATCTTTTTCGTGGTGTCTCTGGTCGCCGGCGCGCTCGGCTTCACCAACGTGTCATCGGCCACCGCGGGAGTCGCGAAGATCCTCTTCGGGATCGCGCTGATCATCTTCCTGGTCTTCCTAGTCCTCGCCCTGCTGGCCGGCGAGGTGATCTTCTGA
- a CDS encoding PAS domain-containing protein yields MTENDLQRLGLALLNSPAEAIAYSDREGIIRFWNAGAERVFGFTADEALGQSLDIIIPDRQRQRHWDGYDQVMKTGESRYGSGDLLSVPATRKDGTRISVEFTIVPLKDTDGTMLGMAAVMRDVSARFDEMKALRRQAAGR; encoded by the coding sequence ATGACCGAGAACGATCTGCAACGGCTGGGGCTGGCGCTGCTGAACAGCCCGGCCGAGGCCATCGCCTATTCCGACCGCGAGGGCATCATCCGCTTCTGGAACGCGGGGGCCGAGCGTGTGTTCGGCTTCACCGCCGACGAGGCGCTCGGCCAATCTCTGGACATCATCATTCCGGACCGTCAGCGCCAACGCCATTGGGACGGCTACGATCAGGTGATGAAGACGGGCGAGAGCCGTTACGGCAGCGGCGATCTGCTGTCGGTGCCGGCGACGCGCAAGGACGGAACCCGCATCTCGGTGGAGTTCACCATCGTGCCCCTGAAGGACACCGATGGGACAATGCTGGGGATGGCGGCGGTCATGCGCGACGTCTCCGCCCGGTTCGACGAGATGAAGGCCCTGCGCCGCCAAGCCGCCGGACGCTGA